In Deltaproteobacteria bacterium, the genomic stretch GCGAGATCGATCTGTGCGACATCCCCGACGTGCTCGTGGTGTCCGCGAACTCGTCGGGTGCGCCGGGCGTGCTCGGGCACGCCTACGTGCTCGACGGGGAGACCGGCACCGAGCACTTCCAGATCTCGACCCCGGTCGATCACACGGTCACGCCGGCGATCGGCGACATCGACGGCGACGGGCTGCCGGAGATCGTCACCGCGGTCGCGCAGGGCTTCCTGGTCGCGTTCGAGCACGACGGCACGCTCAAGTGGACTGGCACCACGCCGTGGCCCGACGTCTACTCCGGCGCGATCGCGCTGGCCGATCTCGACAACGACGGCGACGTCGAGATCATCGCCGCCAACTTCGTGACCGATCACCTCGGCGTGCGGGTGTGGACCGCACCGGTGGCGGCGGGCAACTGGTCCGCCACCGCGGCTGCCGACCTCGACGGCGACGGAGCGCTGGAGGTCGTGCTCGGCAACGCGGCCTACCATGCCGATGGCAGCCAGTACTACTCGACGCCCCAGGTCGCGGCCGGCTACCCGCAGATCGCCGACCTCGACGACGATCCCATGCCCGAGGTGCTGGTGATGAACGGCAACGGCATCACCGTGCTCGAGCACGACGGTACCGTGAAGTACCAGGACCAGCGGCCCACCGGCGATCCGCTGGGCTTCACCGGCTGGCTGCGACCCGCCACGGTGCACGACTTCGACGGCGACCAGATTGCCGAGTACGCGGTCAGCTCGGCCAATCACTACAGCGTCTACGAGGGCGACGCGTCGATCGTGTGGTCGGCCAACGTGTCCGACCAGAGCGGCATCGCGGCCGGCACCGCCTTCGACTTCCTCGGCGACGGCATCGCCGAGGCGATGTACGCCGACGAGACCACGATGTTCATCTTCGACGGTGCCGGCGCGCCGCTGCTGACCACGCCACGCACGAGCGGCACCCTCAGCGAGTACCCGGTGGTCGCCGACATCGACAACGACGGCTCGGCCGAGATCGTCGTGGTCTCGAACCAGTACCTCGGCATGCCGTCACCGACGGTGCAGGTCATTCGCGACGTCGACGACCGGTGGATCCAGGCCCGTCGCATCTGGAACCAGCACACCTATCACGTGACCAACGTGCGCGAGGACGGCACGATCCCGCAGTACGAGCCGCCCCATCACACGCTGCTCAACACCTTCCGCACCAACGCGCAGATCGAAGACGGCGGGCTGTGCAAGCCGCCGCCGGAGGGCTGAGGCGACGGCGACGCGCGGCCCGTCGAGGTGGGCCGGCGCAACGGCATGGCGTCGGGCCGATGGGATCATGCGGCCAGATCGCGCCGCCGCAGCTCGGGGAACAACGACAAGTCGCGGTCACGCGTGACGAGGGCCTCGACCCCGTGAGCGACGCAGATTGCCGCGATGCGTGCATCGTGGATCACAGGACCGCGTACCCGGGGGCGGAGCGCGAAGGAGGCGAGGACCCGAGCGAACTCCGCTGTCTCGCCCAGAACACGCAGGCCCGGCGCGCCGAACCACGCGTCGATCTGCGCCCACGCTTGCTTCGGCGTGCTCGCCTCGGCCTTCCAGATCCGAGGGTTCCCCGTGACGACGCGCGTGCAGGCCGCTCGACCATCTCACGCTCGGGGTGCCCCAAAGATCGTCGGTGGGTGGCGTGCCTGGTCGCGCGTCTGCGTCACGCGCTCTCGCACGGGAACAGGCGGACCAACGAGGCTTCCAGCGCATCCGGGGTGATCTCGACGTTGAAGATCTTTCGCCCGCCCGCGCCCAGCTCGATGCCGGTCGCGCCGTTGGTCGGCGGGTACGGGCCGGTGATCGTCTGGGGCCGATCGGGCGCGGTCAGGGGCAGCTCGTACGACAACCCGTCGCCGTCGCGGTAGGCGATCAACAGCTGCTGCGTGCCGGTGCCCTCGAAGTCACCCAGCTCGACGAGCGCAGCGCCGGACTCGAGCGTCAAGAGCGGCTGCTCGATGAAGCCGTCGTCGGTCCCGACCCACAGGACGAGTTCGGTCTCTTCCGAGCGGGCGAGGATGTCGCGTACGCCGTCGCCGTCGAAGTCGCCGCCGCCCAGCGCCTCGCCGAACGAGAAGTAGGGCGTGCGCGGGCCCATCGACATCGTGCCGTCGGGCGCGACGTCGACGAACCACATCGTGTTCTCGACCCCGAACCCGATCGCGCCGTTGCTGTAGTCGAAGAGGAAGCTGCCGGGCGCGTCGGCCTCGCGGATTGCGAGGTCGGTGCCGACCTGCAACGGCAGGGTCGCGGTGTCCGAGAGCGCGAAACCGCCGTCGCCGTCGCCTCGCCACAGCTCGATGCTCAGCGTGTCGAGGCCTGGGTCCCACACGAACAGGTCGACGCGGCCGTCGGCGTCTGCGTCGGCAAAGTGGCGGTTGAAGCTCGCGGCACCCGGCAGCGTGAGCGGCTGGGCGAGATCGTCGATGCTGGCGTCCGCGTGGCCGGCCCGCCACGACGGTGAACCACCATCGCCGTCGTCGAAGATCGCGTCGTCGTGTCCATCGCCGTCGATGTCGTGGAGCGTGTCGAGCGTACCCTCGAAGACGCCGTCGAACACCTGCGTGACCAGCCCCTCGGGCGTGACGGTGAAGGCGGTCAGCTCGGTGGTCGACGCCGTGATGGCACTGCTCGCCCAGAGCTCGGGTACGCCGTCGCCGTCGACATCGCCGCGCAGGTGATGCGGCGGGGCATCGGGCAGCGGCACCTGGTCGAAGCACAGCGGCGCTTCGTTGCCGGTGTCGGTACCGCTCTCGCTGCTGCTCTCGTGGGTGGGCGTGGTGATCACGCCGCTGCTGTCGCCGGTGTCGACATCGCCGCTGCTCGCGTCGCCGCTGCCTGTGGTGCCCGCGCTGCTGTCGTCCCCCGGGCTGTCATCCGAGCTGCTGGTGTCACCGAGATCGGCGACGCGCACACAACCACCGAGGAGGAGCAAGGACGACGAGACGACGCAGGCGTGGAGTCGGGGCATATGTCACGGAGATGTCCGGACCCCTTCGGATCCTACGGCGGGCTCGAACATGCGTCGCGCACCCGGGCCGCGACCGGTGAATCCGGCCGTCGTCGCCACAGCGCGGCGGCCTCGCGGCGGGCCGCATCGGCACGACCCAGCGCGCACAGGGCGTCCACCTTCAGTGCGTCACGGACGTCGGCGAGGGCGCTGTCGGGGAAGCTCGCGGCGTGGCGCTCGGTCAGCGCGAGCGCGTGTGCGGCGTCGCCTCGCGCGAGCGCCGTGGTGCCCTCGCGGAGCCATCGGGTCTCGTCGTCGAGCGCGGGCGGGTGGGCGTCGTCGGGTGTCGACGCGGGCGCCGGCGTCGGCGCGGCGGACGTGGTCGATGGCCGCGATGGCGCTGCAAGCGGTGGCATCGCGGCGCGCGGGCCCGCCGGTGAGGATCGCGTGTCGCGTGCCGCCGGTGACGACGTCGGCGTCGCGTCGCGCAGGCCGATCGTCGGTGGTGGAAGCGGCGCCGCGTCGACCGTCTGCGCCCGCGAGTTCCCCTGCGTCGTCGCGCTGGCGGTGCGGGCGGACGAAGGTGCCGAGGCACGGCTGCGCTCGACCACCGCGGCGAGACCCACGACGACGACCGCGGTGCCCAACGCGAACTTCGCGGCGGTGAGTGTCGCCGCCCAGCTCGAGGCCGGCGCCGCGACGAGCTCGCGGGGCAGCCGCATCAGCAGGAGCGCCCACGTCTTCGCGGACGCCCGCGGTCGATCACCGCGAGCCCGCGCGAGCGTGACGTCGCCATCGGCCACGTGACGCTGGAAGCGGGCCCGGAGCGCGCGCACGCGATCGTAGACCGTGCTCGCCGGCATCGAGAGCGTGCTCGCGATCTCGCCGCCGCTCATCCCGTCGAGCTCGCTGAGCACGAAGAGCTCGCGCTCGACGTCGGAGAGCTCGCGCGAGAACGTCTCGAGGGTGTGCAGTGCCTCCAGCTGCAGCGTCGCGCGATCGCCCGCGTCGGCCTGCTGTCGCAACGCCTCGTGTCGTCGCCCGCGGCGGTGGCCGCTGCGCCGGTAGTTGCTCGCGATCCTGCGGGCGATCGCGTACAGCCACGGGCGCGGCGCGGTCTCGCGGAGGCCATCGATGCGCCGATACGCGGTGACGAAGGTGTCCTGCACCGCGTCGTCGAGCTGTGCCTCCTCGACCCCGAAGCGGCGCGCGGTGTGCCACACGAAGCCGTAGTGCGCGCGGTACAGCTCGCGGAATCGCGGGCCGGGGGCGCTGGAGGCGGTGCCGAGCATGGGGTCTTGGGAGGGTAATGTCCGGCGGCCGTGGATCTCTACGGGCCGAAGATCTCGATGCCGGCCAGCAAGCGCGCCGACACCGGCGCCTGGCGGAAGCGCTCGGTGCCGGCGAACGTGAAGGCGGCGCCGAGCGCCCGGCCGACGGCCTCGGCGGCCACCCAAAGGCCGACGCGACCCCACCGGCGCGCGAACCCGGCACTCACGAGCGGGCCGACCTGCGGCTCGTTGCGCAGCCGCCGTTCGATCGGCCCGATGGTCACGGCCCGCACCACACCGGCCTCGACGCCCGCGCACAGCGGCAGCTCGAAGGCACGGACCCGTACCGCCCGGCAGCCTCGAAGCCCGACGACGCCGGCCATCAGGCGAGCGCCGCCGTCCCCGAGCGTGAGACGGCGCGGCGCGAGGTAGGCCCCGTGGAGCTCGAGGCGCCAGCGTGGCCACGCGATCCCGATCGCGACGTGCGGCCCGCCGGAGAGCCCGGGCAGCGCGCCCGCCTCGAGCATCGCCGCGGCCCTCACCAGCGCAATCGGGCGCTGCGTGCCGGGCCTGCGCGGCAGCCGATCCGCGGTCGCCGGCGTCACCGTGGACGCCGGCGCGGTCGCGGACACCGGCATCGTCGCGGGCCCCGGTGCGTGCGCGGCCTCGTCGGTCGACGCGTCGCTGGGCGTCGTCGCGGTCGCGGTCGCAGCCGGTTGCATCGCACCGGCGATCACGAGCGACGTGGCCTCGGCCAGCGCGTCGCACTGCGATGCGGTGAGCTCGCGACGATCGACGCGGCCGCGGAACTCGGTCTCGAGCGCGAGGTGGAAGCCTTCCGACGTCGCGCGGACTTGCCCGCGAACGGCGACCACGCCCTCACCCTGCGCGTCCGGATCGAGCAGCGCACCGACCTTCGCCGCGATGCTCGACGCATCGGGACAAGCTGGCGGCGCCTCCCAGGCCAGGGTGTAGTGCGCCGCAAACGGTGGCGGTGGCAGGGGCGTCGACGACTCGGACGCGGGCGCGGCGAGCACCGTCGCGAACAGCCCGTGCGCGAGCGAACCCAACGCGGCGGGCGTGCGGCCGTGCGTGCGAGGAACGAGTCGGCTCATGTCGGGCGCCGAAGAGCGTACGCCATCGGCGAGACCGGCGGTCGCATCCCCTCCGGCCCGAAAGGTGGTGCTACTTCGGCACCACGAGCTCGCGGTGGTTCACCCACCAGCGACCGAGCGCGAGCGCGGCGGCGGTGACGAGCACGAGGGTGGGCAGGCTGATCCACCACGTCGGCGGTTCGACGTTGGGGCGCAGCCAGCTGCTGGCCGGATGCACGCCGAGCAGGCCGTGAACGTGGGCACGCAGGGTGAGGCGCGAGAGGAAGCCCGGTACGCCGCCGACGATCTGATCCCACACCAGCACGCCGAGGCCGACCAGGGTCGGGCGCCGGAGCACCAGGCCGAGCACCGCGAAGACGGCCGTGTAGCCGGCGATCGCCAGGACGCCGACGGCGAGGTCGCGCGGCAGCTCGAGCGGGCCCTCGAACGCGATCACGGCGCCCAGCGACATCGGCACCAGTGTCACGAGCACCGCCGCGAGCGTGCGCGCGAGGAAGATGTTGCCGCGGGGCTGCGGGCGTGTGAAGGCGTAGGTGAGGGTCTGATCCTCGATCTCCTCGCGCAGCCCGCCGGTGCCGAAGAACATCGCGAACAGCGGTACCACCATCGACATCACGAAGACCCGCAGCTCCTCGGGCGAGCTGTTCGAGAACAGCCTCAGCACCAGCGCGAGCACCACGGCACCCATGATCCCGAGCATGACCGCGTTGCGCTTGATCGTGCGGCGGGCGTGGAAGCCGGCCCAGAACCACAGCGTCGAGAGCGGCGAGACCATGGCGGTGGAGTCGTTGGCGTTCATCACGACACCAGGTATCCGTAGAGGCTCTCGAGATCTGCGTCGGGCGAGGTCATGCGGTACAGCACCATGCCGAGCTCGTCGGCGAGCGCGGGCAGCTCGACCAGCGCCGCGTCGAGATCGACGCAGGTGAGCTCGAGCGTGCGCTCGTCGACCAACACCACCGCGCGGGTGCTGGCGGTATGCACCAGCCGCGCGGCGAGATCGCGTGGGCGATCGACCTCGAGCCGGATGCGATAGGGGCGATCACCGAGCAGCGCCCGTAGGCGCCGGATGTTGCCCTGCGCGCGCAGGCGGCCGTAGCGGATGAGCACCACCCGCGGCGTCATGGCCTCGACCTCGTGCAGCACGTGGCTCGACACCACCACGGTCGCGCCGGCCTCGCCGAGCCCCGTGACCAGCGCGATGAGATCGGCGCGGCCGACCGGATCGGTGCCGGTCAGCGGCTCGTCGAGCAGCACCACCGCCGGGTCGTGGGCGATGGCCTGGCCGATCTTCACGCGCTGTCGCATGCCGCGACTCATCTCGCGCAGCGGCTTGTTCCACACCCGCTCGAGCGCCACGCGGCCGAGCGCGGCCTCGGCCCGCGCACGCGCGGCTGCGCGCGGGTAGCCGTGCAGCTGCACCAGCGCGGTCACGAAGTCGATCGCGCGCAGCTCCTCGTAGAAGCGGTCGTGTTCGGGGCAAAGGCCGACCGCCGCCATCGCCTGCGGGTCGGCGAAGGGATCGCGGCCGAGCACCCGCACCTCGCCGGTGTCGGGCCGCAGCTGCCCCGAGATCAGCTTGAGCAGCGTCGACTTGCCCGATCCGTTGGGGCCGAGCAATCCCGTGACGCCGGGTGTCAGCTCGAGGTCGATCTCGTCGAGCGCGCGCACCAGCCCGAACAGCTTCGAGACCCCGCGTACCGAGATGGTCGCGTCGCTCATCCGCGCAGCTCCTTGCGCATGCGGTACCAGACCGCGCCGGCACCGAGCGCCATCATCAGCAGCAGCGCCAACGCCGAAAGCCACGCACTGTCGTTGGTGCTGGCACGCACGTCGAGCATGCTGAAGAGCCCGGGCGAGCCCGCCTGCAGCAGCGCGTCGACCACGGTCTGGACGTCGCGCAGCGGGCCGAAGTAGCCCGCCCACGGGCTGCCGTTGTCGGCCATGCCGTCGGCGAAGGCACCGATCGTCGCCAGCCCCAGCACGTACGCCACACCGACGGTGCGGCCACGCTCGCCGACCGCACTGGCACCCAAGATGGTGGTCGCCAGCAGCAAGGCGCACGCGCATGCACCCAGCAGGCCCGGCAGCAGCAGCGGCCACAGCTCGCCGGCGAGCGAGTCGGGCGCGATGCCGATCGCGAACAACAGCAGCAGCACGAACGGCACCACGATCGTGACCGTCGGCACCAGCAGCGCGACCAGGCCCTTGCCGATGACGTAGTCGAGCGGTCGCAGCGGGCGTGAGAAGTAGAGCTCGAAGGCGCGGGTGCGCCGATCCTCGGCGATGAGCCCGGCCGCAACCACGCCGAGCAGCACCGCGGTCGCATGCAGCTGCACGCCGAGGAAGGTCGATAGCGTCGCGTGGACCTGGCCGATGGCCTGGCTGATGGTCGACGCCACGATCGCGCCGGTGAGATCGCCGCTGCGCTCCTGCTCGAGCATGCGCCCGACGAACACCTGCCCGATGATGGTGGTGCCGTGCAGGAACACCACGAACGCGCAGGCCATCAGCGCGAACTTCGAGGCCCGCTTGCGCAGCGCCAACGCCAGCGCGGTGCGGGCGATGGGCCACGGTGCCCATCGTCGCGCGCGCGTGGGAAGCCGGCGATAGCCGATCGCCGAGACGACGTCTTTCATGGCGCCACCGCCTCGGCCTCGGCGACCGCCGAGAGGAACGCCTCTTCGAGCGAGAGCGCCCGCGGCTCGACGTGGTGCAGGCGGATACCGGCCTGCGTCGCGGCCCACCAGATCGCGCGCGCATCGAGGTGCTCGGGCAGCGTCACGATGAACGCGCCCGGCTTGCGGCCGGGGGCGAGCGAGCAGCCGGCATTGGCGAGCACGCCGACCAGCGCATCGGGGGCGGCGTCGAAGCGGACCTCGAACTGCGTGCGCGACTGCACCTGCAGCTGCGCCAGCGGCCCGGAGAACCGCACCTGGCCCGCGTGCATGATCACGCAGGCGTCGCAGGTGCGCTCGACGTCGTGCAGCAGGTGGGTCGAGAGCATCACCGCCGGGCCCTCGCCGTCGCGCAGGCGCACCAGCAGCGACAGCAGGTCCTCGCGACTCTCGGGGTCGAGGCCGCTGGTCGGCTCGTCGAGCAACAACAGCTCGGGGTCGTGGACCAAGGCCATCGCGAGCTTGACGCGTTGGTGCATGCCGGTGCTGTACTCCTCGACCGGTCGCATGCGGGCGTCGTCGAGGCCCACGAGATCGAGCACCTCGTGCGCACGCAGGATCGCGGCCCGACGCGCGAGTCCGGACAGCTCGCCGGCGTAGGCGACCGACTCGAGGCCCGACAAACCACCGATGCGGTCCGGCCCTTCCATCGCGTAGCCGACCCGCGCACGCACGGCCGCGGGCTCGGTGCGAGCGTCGAGGCCGAGCACCGCCACGGCGCCCGCGTCGGGGGCCAACAGCCCGAGCATCACGCGGATGAGCGTGGTCTTGCCGGCCCCGTTGGGGCCCAACAGGCCGATGGCGCGGCCGTCGATGTCGCAGGTGACGTCGCGTAACGCCTGGAAGCCACCGAAGGACTTTCGCAGGCCCCGAAGAGAAACCAATGCCACGGCGCTCACGGGTTGTAGCACCAAAACCGGCACCAGCCCCACACGACGATTGAATTCACCACGGGCCTCGGTAGCATGCGACAGCGATGCTCGACCTTCGCCCCTTGCGATTCATTGCCCTCCTTTCATGCCTTTCTGCCTTTGCCTGCGACAGCGGGGAGGACGACGACGACGACGACGGTGGCGGCTCCGACAACGCGCGCACCGACGGCGTGCTCGCGCTCAGCGGCGACGCGACCGCGGGCATGACCACGTTCACGCAGGTCTGTGGCACGTCGTCCTGCCACGGCGCCGACGGCAACACCCCCGGCACCCCCGACACCGAGCGCCTGTCGGACGCGGTGCCGACCCTGGGCGATCGCGCGATCGTCAACGTGATCTTGAACGGCAAGGAGGGCATGCCGCCGCAGTCGCAGCTCAGCGACCAGCAGATCGCCGACGTGCTCGCCTACGTGCAGGCGACCTTCTGAGCCCCGCGTCCGGGCTGGCTCACAGCTCGAACGCGCCGCCGAAGTACTCGCACCGCGACTGCGCCTCGAGCTTCGGCGGCAGCTCGATCACCGCCACCGGCTCGGCGGTGATCGGCGCCAGCCACGGTGGCCGGCGCTGCGACAGGAAGTCAGCGGACGCGGCCAGCTCGCGACGCCAGGTCTCGTCGGTCAGGCGCCCGGCGGCGGGCACCAGGAACTCGCGGTAGCCGAGCACGGCCCCGCGCGCGACCATCCAGCCCTCGGGCGTGGGGATGAGCGCGTAGATCAGCTCGGGGTGTCCGACGCCGACCTCGAGTGCCTGTCCGCGCCACGTGAACACGTCGGCGACCACGGCCATGTCGTCGTTGCCGTCGCCGAGCTCGTAGGCATCGGCGAACGTCAGCAGCACGTGCTCCGCGAAGCCACCGACGGTCGCGATCGCGGTGCGTTCTTCGGGCGTGAACGGCTCGCCGCGGAGCTCCTTGGCCGACCACGTCTCGAGCTGCCGCAGGAACGCGGCGATCGCCTCGGTCTTGCGTCGCACGGTGTGGAACTGGCCGTACTCGTCCTCGGCGGGCTCGCGCTCGACGATGCCGGCCGACTCGAGCCGCGCGCCGAAGCCCTCGACCATGCCGCGCAGGTCGGCATAGACCTGCGGCATCGGCTCGACCCAGCCGTGCGGTGCCGGGAACTCCTCGGCGTCGCACTCGGCGCCCATCTCGTAGGCGTACAGCAGCGTGTCGTGACGCAGCATCGCCCAGCCGCCGGCGAAGCTCTGCAAGCCGCGGCGCTGCCACGCGTGCGGCTCGAACCATGTCGCGTCGCTGCCGAGCACGCCCCTCAGCGCGGCGAGCGTGCGGTGGTACGCGTCGTCGCGCGCGTCGAGGCCAGCGATGCGCGCGCGCCCTTTCAGTAGCGCCTGCGCGATCTTGGGGTCGTCGCCGGCTGCGATCTCGCCGGCCGTGGGGTCGCCGAGCACGGCCGCGGCACCGGCCGCGCCCATCATCCGCATCAGCACGTCGCCGCGATCCGCGGACAGCTCCGTGGCCAGCGGCAGCATCTGCGACATCGCGAGCGTGTCCACGAACACCCGCTTGCCGAGCGGCTCGATCACGGGGCCGCGCTGGCTGTCGATGGGGTGCGCCGGCAGGGCCTGCCACGCCGCGAGGATCTGCGGCTGCGCGGCGAGCCATCGCTCGAGCGGCGCCGCGAGCAGCGATGCGTCGTGCTCGCCCACACGCGCGGCCGCCTGGGCGAGCCCGGCGGTCGGCGGCGCACCGACGATGAAGTTCGAGATGTCGAGCACCGACTGCCATGGTGCGTGGGCGGCCTTCGCCGCCGCGTACGATCGCACCAACGCCAGTGCGGTCGCCGGTCGGGCAGCTTCGCCGGTGACTGCGAAGCTGGCCATGCCGATGAGGCTCATCGCGCGGAAGTACCGCTGCAGCACGCCGTCGTCGGCGTAGTGCGAGCGCGGCTTGGTCTGCGTCAGATCCAGCTCGAGCCCCCACGCGGGGAAGCTGTGCTTGCCGCTCGCGGCGTGGATCGCCGCGACGTTGGCCGCGACCTCGTCGCGGATCGCCCGCGAGAGCTTGCTCGGCGGTGGTCGATCGCTGGCGGTCGGTGGCGGCTCCGGTGGCGCGTCGGGGTCGACCCACGGCCGCTTGACCGCGATCTCGTCGGGCTTGTCGCCCGCGGCGGGCTGCTCGAGCAGGTGCAGCGCCGTGCCCCAGAACACCGCGGCCGCGTGGGCGCCCGCGCGCGCGTCACCCTTCTTCGCGGTCGCGAGCTGCCGCTCGGCTTGCTGCAGCAGCTCCCGCAGTGCGCGATGGAGCATCGGCGAGAGGTGCTCACGCTCGAGTCGTCGCAGCACGACGTCGAAGTACTGGTGGGTCAGATCGATCGCGAGATCGACGGTGACGTAGCTGGGGAAGCGCACGTAGTCGTTGCGCTCGTAGACCTGGAACAGGTGCTTGGCGCGCGCGCCGGTGCGGGCGTGGGCGGCCGAGGTGTCGCGCGCCTTCGGCCCGGGTTGCTGCGCGACGAAGAAGCCATCGCGCGCGAGGTGTTCACGCTGCGCAGCGGTGAGCTCGGGCAACCGCTCGAGGTTGCGCACGTGCTCGAGCGCGGGGCCACCGGCGTCCTTCGGCAGGATCGCGCTGGCCCAGCGCGGCACCGGGCGCGCCGGCGCCGGCGGCTCGATCAATGGCGACGGGGGCGTGTCGACGGCCGGCTGCGCGGGCGCGGCGGGGTGACAGGCGAGCAGCGCCGCGGCGAGCGTGGCGATCGAGGTGGCGCGGGATCGGGACGTCGGCATGGCGAGGCGAGCGCGGCGGAGCATAGCGCGAACGAACGCGCGACGATCTCCGTGCATTCGCGACGCCGCCGGAGCGCGCACCCCATCGCTGGGTGCTCTCGGGCTGCGCTAGCGCGGTGCTTCGGGCTCGATCTCGACGTCACGCCACAACGCTCCGAGGTCGATCTCGATCGCGTCGAACGGCTCCGCGCGCACGGGAGCTTCGTCGCGGAAGCTCGCGCGCAGCAGCCAGCCCGACGCCTCGAGGCGGAGCACTTCGAGCGTGCGCGCCAGGGGATCGACGAGCCACACCCAAGCGACGCGTTCGCGGGCGTAGATGCGGAGCTTGTCCGTCCGATCGTACTTCGCGGTGGCGGGACTCGTGACTTCGGCGATCCAGTCGGGCGCCAGGGTGAGGAACGCCGTGCGCGGCACGGCGGGCATTCGCTCGCGCCGCCAACCAGCGAGATCGGGCACGCAGATGTCCGTCGCCAGATGGAGCTCAGGTTCGTCGAGCAGGATCCAGCCGCCCGGGCCGCCTCGCCCTCGCTTGAACGGCGGGCCGAGCTCTTCTCCGAGCGCGCTCGCTGCGACCGCATGGATGGCTGACGGTCGCGGCCGCACCCGGAGCTCGCCGTCGAGCACCTCGGCGATCGTGTGCGCCGGCGCGTCGAGCACGTCGGCGTAGGTCGCGGCGCGGCGGGCGTGTGCGTGCACGAATGACGAGGATAGCAGTGACGGCGGCCCGGGGGCACACGACCGTGTCGCAAGCCCTGGTCCGGCCCCATCGTACTCGGCCCCTTCGTGGACCTTCGTCGCCCGCGATCACGGTGGGCAGCCGCGGCAGCGGGGGTCGAGCTCGCGCTCCGCGTCCGTGCCCGGGGCCCACGTCATGCCGCGCACCAGCTCGGCCGGCGGTGGTGCTGCGTCGTCGCCCATGTCGTTGGCCCAGCGCACCGCGTCGAGCACGAAGCCGAAGTCGTGCCAGCGGTAGCTCGCGATGCGGGCGCGCGTGCTCGACAGTCGCTCGTGCACGACGATGGTGTGGGCGTCGATCGCATCGATCGCGTCGAAGCGGCCTGCCAGTCGCGTGCCTCGCCACAGCGGCACGCATCGATCGCCATCGAAGGCGTACACGTGCAGGCGATGGTCGAGGGTGGGGTCGTACTTCGCGGGCTTGCGCAGCGCGACCAGGGCCTCGGCACGGCCATCGTCGTCGACATCGGCGATGCGCAGCGCCCACGCGCCCGGCAGCGGATCGCAATCGATCTGCGCCAGCGCGCCCTCGCGCGCCAGCCACAGCGAGCCCATGCCGTCGCGATCGGCGACCAGCCACAGCGCGGCGCGGGGCAGCTCGGCCACCTCGATGCGTCGCAGGCCATCGGGCAGCCGTGCGGCCACCGCCGTGGTCGTCGTCACCGCCGCCGTGTCGGGGCGTGAGCGCGAGGTCACGTGCGACGGTGCGCAAGCGAGCAACAGCGGCAACACGAGCGCGGCTCCACGCCCGGCGTCGGCGTGGCGGCGGGCATGGCAGCTTGTCGCTCGATCTGCGCCATCCGCTGCGTTAGGCTCGCGCCGCGCCAT encodes the following:
- a CDS encoding VCBS repeat-containing protein, whose product is MTLALLACGSAGGGVEGGGETAITSLDGGTTPATMGASATEAVDTSAGATGSPTSDPTGAKFDVGGATDDVDTGVMPPSCKVTDDMDAVGECSKSAPPDSFEPDVQWTWQGPASDPFSIVAPLVANLTDDNADGEIDLCDIPDVLVVSANSSGAPGVLGHAYVLDGETGTEHFQISTPVDHTVTPAIGDIDGDGLPEIVTAVAQGFLVAFEHDGTLKWTGTTPWPDVYSGAIALADLDNDGDVEIIAANFVTDHLGVRVWTAPVAAGNWSATAAADLDGDGALEVVLGNAAYHADGSQYYSTPQVAAGYPQIADLDDDPMPEVLVMNGNGITVLEHDGTVKYQDQRPTGDPLGFTGWLRPATVHDFDGDQIAEYAVSSANHYSVYEGDASIVWSANVSDQSGIAAGTAFDFLGDGIAEAMYADETTMFIFDGAGAPLLTTPRTSGTLSEYPVVADIDNDGSAEIVVVSNQYLGMPSPTVQVIRDVDDRWIQARRIWNQHTYHVTNVREDGTIPQYEPPHHTLLNTFRTNAQIEDGGLCKPPPEG
- a CDS encoding sigma-70 family RNA polymerase sigma factor — protein: MLGTASSAPGPRFRELYRAHYGFVWHTARRFGVEEAQLDDAVQDTFVTAYRRIDGLRETAPRPWLYAIARRIASNYRRSGHRRGRRHEALRQQADAGDRATLQLEALHTLETFSRELSDVERELFVLSELDGMSGGEIASTLSMPASTVYDRVRALRARFQRHVADGDVTLARARGDRPRASAKTWALLLMRLPRELVAAPASSWAATLTAAKFALGTAVVVVGLAAVVERSRASAPSSARTASATTQGNSRAQTVDAAPLPPPTIGLRDATPTSSPAARDTRSSPAGPRAAMPPLAAPSRPSTTSAAPTPAPASTPDDAHPPALDDETRWLREGTTALARGDAAHALALTERHAASFPDSALADVRDALKVDALCALGRADAARREAAALWRRRPDSPVAARVRDACSSPP
- a CDS encoding ABC transporter permease, yielding MNANDSTAMVSPLSTLWFWAGFHARRTIKRNAVMLGIMGAVVLALVLRLFSNSSPEELRVFVMSMVVPLFAMFFGTGGLREEIEDQTLTYAFTRPQPRGNIFLARTLAAVLVTLVPMSLGAVIAFEGPLELPRDLAVGVLAIAGYTAVFAVLGLVLRRPTLVGLGVLVWDQIVGGVPGFLSRLTLRAHVHGLLGVHPASSWLRPNVEPPTWWISLPTLVLVTAAALALGRWWVNHRELVVPK
- a CDS encoding ABC transporter ATP-binding protein; its protein translation is MSDATISVRGVSKLFGLVRALDEIDLELTPGVTGLLGPNGSGKSTLLKLISGQLRPDTGEVRVLGRDPFADPQAMAAVGLCPEHDRFYEELRAIDFVTALVQLHGYPRAAARARAEAALGRVALERVWNKPLREMSRGMRQRVKIGQAIAHDPAVVLLDEPLTGTDPVGRADLIALVTGLGEAGATVVVSSHVLHEVEAMTPRVVLIRYGRLRAQGNIRRLRALLGDRPYRIRLEVDRPRDLAARLVHTASTRAVVLVDERTLELTCVDLDAALVELPALADELGMVLYRMTSPDADLESLYGYLVS
- a CDS encoding ABC transporter ATP-binding protein yields the protein MALVSLRGLRKSFGGFQALRDVTCDIDGRAIGLLGPNGAGKTTLIRVMLGLLAPDAGAVAVLGLDARTEPAAVRARVGYAMEGPDRIGGLSGLESVAYAGELSGLARRAAILRAHEVLDLVGLDDARMRPVEEYSTGMHQRVKLAMALVHDPELLLLDEPTSGLDPESREDLLSLLVRLRDGEGPAVMLSTHLLHDVERTCDACVIMHAGQVRFSGPLAQLQVQSRTQFEVRFDAAPDALVGVLANAGCSLAPGRKPGAFIVTLPEHLDARAIWWAATQAGIRLHHVEPRALSLEEAFLSAVAEAEAVAP
- a CDS encoding cytochrome c, encoding MRFIALLSCLSAFACDSGEDDDDDDGGGSDNARTDGVLALSGDATAGMTTFTQVCGTSSCHGADGNTPGTPDTERLSDAVPTLGDRAIVNVILNGKEGMPPQSQLSDQQIADVLAYVQATF